In Pseudobacter ginsenosidimutans, the following are encoded in one genomic region:
- a CDS encoding O-antigen ligase family protein translates to MEKNLFNRTKGALTETLRYHLVTKKLNTPLGFGLMGLVAILMSYITVVVDIKLSVMIVGLLGVLLLCGLCIVYPLFGFYAAYATTLFMMMPARLSNSATPIPTGLIPEYLAYLAMLGVLTKQQLRKEINTKFWTNAISVWMLVLVGFYIIQLGNPSGKSVFGWFNFFRKQVSFVAFFYISYCFLNSRKMIVQFTWFWVVLSTINALHACQQQWLGFAHYEQVWLMADEKRYALFVNFGFIRRFGLLSDPAAAGILYSCSCVMMIVLALRATKTWQKVLFWVLTAIHFMASSYTGTRTGTLMIVAGMVFYVVLNLYEKKTMLFAGVFGFMIIGLLVAPIYDNMIINRLRSTFEGSKDPSAMARDMNRKIVQPYAYRHPIGGGLNSSGNMGQFYHPGHPMSIIPPDSGFMQTMMEQGPIGLGLLLLFYFAILRTGIRSYYRLRDPELKALHLCHFVSIFTLMVAQFSQLAIGQYPSVLYFYSVLALLIKMPQYDDNAYPSQTAEEKT, encoded by the coding sequence ATGGAAAAGAACCTGTTCAATAGAACGAAGGGCGCGTTGACGGAAACCCTGCGCTACCACCTGGTGACCAAAAAGCTGAATACCCCGCTGGGATTCGGTTTGATGGGACTGGTAGCCATACTCATGAGTTATATCACCGTAGTGGTGGATATAAAGCTGAGTGTGATGATCGTGGGTTTGCTGGGTGTGTTGTTGTTGTGCGGACTCTGTATCGTTTATCCATTGTTCGGTTTCTATGCAGCCTACGCCACTACCTTGTTCATGATGATGCCGGCGCGGCTGAGCAATTCCGCCACGCCGATACCTACCGGCCTGATACCTGAATATCTCGCTTACCTGGCCATGCTGGGAGTGCTCACCAAGCAGCAGTTGAGAAAAGAGATCAATACGAAGTTCTGGACCAATGCGATCTCTGTCTGGATGCTGGTGCTGGTTGGCTTCTACATCATTCAGCTGGGCAATCCATCCGGAAAGAGCGTGTTCGGCTGGTTCAATTTCTTCAGAAAGCAGGTGAGCTTTGTAGCTTTTTTCTATATCAGTTACTGTTTCCTCAATTCAAGAAAGATGATTGTTCAGTTCACCTGGTTCTGGGTTGTACTGAGCACCATCAATGCGTTGCATGCCTGCCAGCAGCAATGGCTTGGCTTTGCACACTATGAGCAGGTGTGGCTGATGGCGGATGAAAAAAGATATGCGCTCTTTGTGAACTTCGGTTTCATCAGGAGGTTCGGATTATTGTCGGACCCCGCGGCGGCAGGTATCCTGTATTCCTGTTCCTGTGTGATGATGATTGTACTGGCATTGCGCGCTACCAAAACCTGGCAGAAGGTATTGTTCTGGGTATTGACCGCCATTCATTTCATGGCATCCAGCTATACCGGCACCCGTACAGGTACATTGATGATCGTAGCTGGTATGGTGTTCTACGTGGTGCTGAATCTGTACGAGAAAAAGACAATGCTGTTTGCCGGTGTATTCGGGTTCATGATCATCGGACTGCTGGTGGCGCCGATCTACGACAATATGATCATTAATCGCCTCCGGTCTACGTTTGAAGGATCGAAAGATCCGTCAGCCATGGCGAGGGACATGAACCGTAAGATCGTGCAGCCTTACGCCTACAGACACCCGATAGGAGGCGGTCTCAACTCTTCCGGAAATATGGGACAGTTCTACCATCCCGGCCATCCGATGAGCATCATTCCGCCTGATAGCGGCTTCATGCAAACCATGATGGAACAGGGACCGATCGGACTGGGATTGCTGCTGCTCTTTTACTTTGCGATCCTGCGAACGGGTATCAGGAGTTATTACCGCCTGCGCGATCCCGAGCTCAAGGCCTTGCATCTATGCCATTTTGTTTCCATCTTTACGCTGATGGTGGCGCAATTCTCGCAGCTGGCCATCGGCCAATATCCCAGTGTACTATACTTTTATTCAGTGCTGGCATTGCTGATCAAGATGCCGCAATATGATGATAATGCTTATCCATCTCAAACCGCAGAAGAAAAAACATAG
- a CDS encoding LOG family protein has protein sequence MKIESVAVFCGSKPGQHPIYAQHAAELGKFIAILGLKLVYGGGNKGLMGTVANAVLLNEGKVMGVMPKILVDWEQQHESLSELAIVPDMHTRKKMMYDLCDAAIILPGGFGTLDELFEMVTWNQLKIHDKKIYILNSNGFYKHLLGHLNQMQKDGFLYEGVTDRIIVCDTPVELFNKIG, from the coding sequence ATGAAGATTGAATCTGTAGCGGTTTTCTGCGGATCTAAACCCGGACAACACCCCATTTACGCCCAGCATGCGGCAGAATTAGGAAAATTCATCGCCATCCTTGGACTCAAACTCGTGTATGGAGGCGGAAACAAAGGCCTGATGGGCACTGTAGCCAATGCAGTTCTCCTCAATGAAGGCAAGGTGATGGGCGTAATGCCCAAGATCCTCGTTGATTGGGAACAACAACACGAATCGCTTTCCGAGCTCGCCATCGTACCCGACATGCATACGCGCAAAAAGATGATGTACGATCTCTGTGACGCCGCTATCATCCTTCCCGGCGGATTCGGCACCCTCGACGAGCTTTTTGAAATGGTGACCTGGAACCAACTCAAGATCCACGATAAAAAGATCTATATCCTCAACTCCAACGGATTTTACAAACACCTGCTGGGACACCTGAACCAAATGCAGAAAGATGGCTTCCTCTATGAAGGCGTTACAGACAGGATCATCGTTTGTGATACACCAGTTGAGCTCTTCAACAAGATCGGATAA
- a CDS encoding acyltransferase family protein, with translation MINSLFNAEKILGRSRNPWMDYAKGICILMPVYRHTFEGIANVGVGSYSYPGIRIVDVFTMGFRMPLFFMIAGAFFAVTLFKKGIGDFLNAKFKTVMYPLLLWGGLQITLQMLFAGVGVNANRTPFDYLNLILDPRKLEQFWYLNALFFVSLIYALTTWYAKFTSKHQLVLGVVLYCIATYCHKQNIHIGFLSGVTFYYLFFAVGDALHNIVLDEKHHKWLSSFKTTFIILPIFAAVEWYCTKLNLAHPEEFDFYVQHQRQDIFFFSAIIGGLFMIHLSFMLQRFNVLRWLRVVGYHALYIYVAHLMVTAGLRIVFVRYLHIESIPLLQFTIWPLGVIIPMIMFNVSKKLGFVWIFTLKDEDAAKKKSQASTQYFTREVVVPKENLNK, from the coding sequence GTGATCAATTCTCTGTTTAATGCTGAAAAGATCCTTGGTCGCAGCCGTAACCCATGGATGGATTATGCGAAGGGTATCTGTATTCTGATGCCGGTGTACAGACATACATTTGAGGGCATTGCCAATGTGGGAGTGGGATCTTACAGCTATCCGGGCATCCGTATCGTGGACGTGTTCACAATGGGGTTCCGTATGCCACTGTTCTTCATGATCGCCGGCGCATTCTTTGCCGTTACCCTTTTCAAAAAAGGGATCGGCGATTTCCTGAATGCAAAATTCAAAACAGTGATGTACCCGCTGCTTCTTTGGGGTGGCCTGCAGATCACGCTTCAGATGTTATTTGCAGGGGTGGGAGTGAATGCCAACCGTACGCCATTCGATTACCTGAACCTTATTCTCGATCCGCGCAAGCTGGAACAGTTCTGGTACCTGAATGCGCTGTTCTTTGTGAGCCTGATCTACGCCCTTACCACCTGGTATGCGAAGTTCACTTCCAAACATCAGCTGGTATTGGGAGTAGTGCTTTACTGCATCGCAACTTACTGTCATAAACAAAATATCCATATAGGTTTCTTAAGCGGCGTTACCTTCTACTACCTGTTCTTTGCAGTAGGGGACGCATTGCACAATATTGTGCTGGATGAAAAGCATCATAAATGGTTATCATCTTTCAAAACCACTTTTATCATCCTGCCCATATTTGCCGCAGTTGAATGGTATTGTACAAAGCTGAACCTGGCCCATCCTGAAGAGTTCGATTTTTATGTGCAGCACCAGCGTCAGGATATATTCTTCTTCTCCGCCATCATTGGCGGTCTGTTCATGATACACCTGTCGTTCATGCTGCAGCGTTTCAATGTACTGAGATGGTTGAGGGTGGTTGGTTATCATGCATTGTACATCTATGTGGCGCACCTGATGGTAACAGCCGGGCTGAGAATCGTGTTTGTGCGTTACCTGCATATCGAGAGCATTCCGTTATTGCAGTTCACCATCTGGCCACTGGGAGTGATCATCCCGATGATCATGTTCAATGTTTCCAAGAAACTGGGCTTTGTATGGATATTCACTTTAAAGGATGAAGATGCGGCGAAGAAGAAATCGCAGGCATCCACACAGTATTTCACGAGAGAAGTTGTTGTACCGAAGGAAAATTTAAATAAATGA
- a CDS encoding LOG family protein, which translates to MNDTIRKSKQRRWSESKAHSSWQIFKIMAEFVDGFEALAKIGPCISVFGSARTQPGHPHYELTVQISKRLAEEGFGIISGGGPGIMEAANKGAQLGSGKSVGLNIDLPFEQHSNPFIDRDANLDFDYFFVRKVMFTKYSQGFVMMPGGFGTMDEFFEVITLIQTGKMLQVPLILVGADYWSGLVAWMQDIMLKQASNISPEDLDLLKIADTPEEVVAHVLEFYTRHPLQPNF; encoded by the coding sequence ATGAACGACACGATCCGCAAGAGTAAGCAACGCAGGTGGTCAGAGAGCAAAGCGCACAGCAGCTGGCAGATCTTCAAGATCATGGCTGAATTTGTTGATGGATTTGAAGCGCTTGCCAAGATTGGTCCCTGCATTTCCGTTTTCGGTTCTGCCCGCACTCAACCCGGGCATCCTCATTACGAGCTCACAGTTCAGATCTCCAAAAGGCTGGCGGAAGAAGGCTTCGGTATCATCTCCGGTGGCGGCCCTGGTATCATGGAAGCCGCCAATAAAGGCGCCCAGCTTGGTTCCGGCAAATCCGTGGGTCTCAATATCGATCTGCCTTTCGAGCAGCATTCCAACCCTTTCATCGACCGCGATGCCAATCTCGATTTCGATTATTTCTTCGTAAGAAAGGTCATGTTCACCAAATACTCTCAGGGCTTCGTAATGATGCCTGGCGGATTCGGAACGATGGACGAATTCTTCGAAGTGATCACCCTCATCCAGACAGGCAAAATGTTGCAGGTTCCCCTGATCCTCGTTGGCGCCGACTACTGGAGCGGCCTCGTTGCCTGGATGCAGGACATCATGCTGAAACAGGCTTCCAATATCTCGCCAGAAGACCTCGATCTCCTCAAAATTGCGGATACACCCGAAGAAGTAGTTGCGCATGTGCTGGAATTCTATACCAGGCATCCGCTGCAGCCAAATTTCTAG
- a CDS encoding acyltransferase family protein encodes MSQSISAITPLTSPAPAQAKARVFFPNLDGLRFLSFFVVFLFHWYMTTYPYINGTNPNASEGIRFLFQYGSLGVNFFFVLSGFLITYLLIRERELTGTIHVGNFYVRRILRIWPLYYLCLAIAFILFPMLKQMGGEAYVERVDPWYYVIFAANFEYMRIWPEHPEAVLVSVLWSVAVEEQFYLTWPLILRIVPMRFYKYVFLLIMLGSLIFRSFYTADNDHDYAVRYFHTFSVIGDMALGGLLAWLCSFPNKFLSWVTNMRKPVIALIYVGAVLLSLFKSHIFPAGIPIIFERLVIGLFFGMIILEQNYAVNSFFKLGRWKLITKLGTYTYGLYCLHLLAIYISTKVVLKLGLDQRMLGTAFAQAIIALPLSIGISIASYHLFEKWFLQLKDRFAFITK; translated from the coding sequence ATGAGCCAGTCAATATCTGCCATCACTCCTTTAACGTCGCCGGCGCCTGCCCAGGCCAAAGCGCGTGTGTTCTTCCCGAACCTCGACGGGTTGAGGTTCCTGTCGTTTTTTGTAGTGTTCCTTTTTCACTGGTACATGACTACTTATCCCTATATCAACGGAACAAATCCGAATGCTTCCGAAGGGATCCGTTTTCTTTTCCAGTATGGCTCACTGGGCGTGAATTTCTTCTTCGTGTTGAGTGGATTCCTGATCACTTACCTGCTGATCCGCGAACGTGAGCTCACCGGTACTATTCATGTGGGTAATTTCTATGTGAGAAGGATACTGCGTATCTGGCCTCTGTATTATCTCTGCCTGGCCATCGCATTCATTCTCTTCCCGATGTTGAAACAGATGGGAGGGGAAGCATATGTGGAAAGGGTAGATCCCTGGTACTATGTGATATTTGCTGCGAACTTTGAATACATGCGCATCTGGCCGGAGCATCCTGAGGCTGTACTGGTTTCAGTGTTATGGTCCGTTGCCGTGGAAGAACAGTTCTATCTCACCTGGCCATTGATTCTTCGTATTGTGCCGATGAGATTTTACAAGTATGTGTTCCTGCTTATCATGTTGGGCTCCCTGATCTTCAGGAGTTTTTATACAGCAGATAACGATCATGATTATGCGGTCAGGTATTTTCACACTTTCTCCGTGATCGGAGATATGGCCCTGGGCGGGCTGCTGGCCTGGCTCTGTTCCTTCCCCAACAAATTCCTGAGCTGGGTCACCAATATGCGGAAACCTGTAATAGCATTGATTTACGTGGGAGCTGTGTTGCTGAGCCTTTTCAAGAGTCATATTTTTCCTGCCGGTATCCCCATTATTTTTGAGCGCCTGGTGATCGGGCTTTTCTTTGGAATGATCATCCTGGAGCAGAATTATGCTGTGAACAGCTTCTTCAAACTGGGCAGGTGGAAGCTGATCACAAAATTAGGTACATATACTTACGGATTATACTGTCTTCATTTATTAGCGATCTATATTTCCACGAAAGTGGTGCTGAAACTCGGACTGGACCAGCGTATGCTCGGAACGGCATTTGCGCAGGCGATCATCGCATTGCCACTTTCCATCGGTATCAGTATCGCTTCCTACCACCTTTTTGAGAAATGGTTCCTGCAATTAAAAGACCGATTTGCTTTTATTACTAAATAA
- a CDS encoding FAD-binding oxidoreductase has translation MAIKGTLTATHIDAFRQIVGEQYVLLDEESLNNYGHDETEHLLFPPEVVLRPRTAEEISAVMKICNKDRIPVTPRGAGTGLSGGALPNLGGVLISTDRMNSIVHIDERNLQVITEPGVITEVLQNAVKEKGLFYPPDPSSRGSCFIGGNIAENSGGPKAVKYGVVKDYVLNLELVLPTGEIIWTGANVLKNSTGYNLTQLVVGSEGTLGIVTKIVLKLIPLPKYDLLMLVPFQSLEKAGEAVSAIFRAGFTPSALELVEIDALKIVSKFVDSAVVPVTDDTAAHLIIEVDGNHLDTLMVEMEAISTLLTEYEAGEVYFADDAQQKAELWKLRRRTAEAVKVDGYTVEEDTVVPRAELPGLIRGVKALGIEYGFKAVCYGHAGDGNLHIRIKKEGVANSADDPQLIAGIKALFALVHKLGGTISGEHGIGLIQKNYIDIVFNETQLQLMRGIKKTFDPNNILNAGKIFDL, from the coding sequence GTGGCAATTAAAGGAACCCTGACTGCAACGCATATCGATGCATTCCGGCAGATCGTTGGAGAGCAATATGTGTTGCTGGATGAAGAATCGCTCAACAATTACGGGCATGATGAAACCGAACACCTGCTCTTCCCCCCCGAAGTTGTATTGAGACCAAGAACAGCTGAAGAGATTTCAGCAGTGATGAAGATCTGTAACAAAGACCGTATTCCTGTTACGCCCCGTGGCGCAGGTACAGGCCTTAGTGGTGGTGCGCTGCCAAATCTCGGTGGTGTGCTGATCTCTACTGACCGCATGAATTCCATTGTTCATATCGATGAAAGGAATTTGCAGGTGATCACAGAACCTGGTGTGATCACGGAAGTGTTGCAGAATGCAGTGAAAGAAAAAGGGCTCTTCTATCCTCCTGATCCCAGTAGCCGCGGGTCCTGTTTCATTGGTGGTAATATTGCAGAGAACAGTGGTGGTCCCAAAGCCGTGAAATATGGTGTGGTAAAGGATTACGTACTGAACCTTGAACTGGTGCTGCCAACCGGAGAGATCATCTGGACCGGCGCCAATGTGCTGAAGAATTCTACCGGTTACAACCTCACGCAATTGGTAGTTGGTAGCGAAGGCACACTGGGCATTGTTACCAAGATCGTTTTGAAGCTGATCCCTCTTCCTAAATATGATCTGCTGATGCTGGTGCCTTTCCAGAGCCTTGAAAAAGCAGGTGAAGCAGTGAGCGCTATCTTCCGTGCGGGCTTCACGCCTTCTGCATTGGAGCTGGTGGAGATCGATGCATTGAAGATCGTGAGTAAATTTGTAGACAGCGCTGTAGTACCTGTAACTGATGATACTGCTGCGCATCTCATCATTGAAGTGGATGGCAACCATCTGGATACCCTCATGGTGGAGATGGAGGCAATTAGCACGCTCTTAACAGAATATGAGGCAGGTGAAGTGTATTTTGCGGATGACGCACAACAGAAAGCGGAACTCTGGAAACTCCGCCGGAGAACAGCCGAAGCTGTAAAAGTGGATGGCTATACAGTGGAAGAAGATACCGTGGTGCCCAGAGCAGAGCTGCCCGGATTGATCCGTGGCGTAAAAGCGCTGGGGATAGAATACGGATTCAAAGCTGTTTGTTACGGACATGCCGGTGATGGTAACCTGCATATCCGCATCAAGAAAGAAGGTGTTGCCAACAGCGCTGATGATCCGCAGCTGATAGCCGGTATCAAAGCATTGTTTGCCCTGGTGCATAAACTGGGGGGAACTATCAGTGGCGAGCACGGTATTGGTCTGATCCAGAAGAATTATATCGATATTGTGTTCAATGAAACGCAACTGCAACTGATGCGCGGCATCAAGAAAACCTTCGATCCTAATAATATCCTGAACGCAGGAAAGATTTTCGACCTGTAG
- a CDS encoding sodium:solute symporter has translation MSASMLFTFVVGYFVLLLAVAYFTSRNSNNDSFFIGNRNSNWMLVAFGMIGTSLSGVTFVSVPGAVGKESFAYFQIMIGYFIGYMVIAFVLLPLYYKLNLTSIYNYLSTRLGFKSYKTGASFFILSRTLGATARLYLVVKILQDTILSSFGVPFWATTLIILLMILLYTYEGGVKTIVYTDTLQTTCMLLGLVVCVIYILNKMDMSLGQSLSVMGEEGYSKVFFTNPDSKFFFVKQILAGAFITITMTGMDQEMMQKNISVKTLKDAQKNVVTLSIIMFVVIGLFLVLGGLLHIYAAQQGITATGDKLFPEVALNHMTPLISVVFIIALISALFPSADGAITALTSSFCIDILGMQRRQDWSDAEKKKIRQRTHLIFAAIFLLFVMVFEWINNNSMIGVILKIAAYTYGPLLGLFSFGILTKRVVNDQLAPIICVVAPLICLVLDIFQKSLFGDFEIGLELLIINGGLTFIGLLLVSKKAALRVN, from the coding sequence ATGTCGGCTTCCATGCTGTTCACATTCGTGGTAGGCTATTTTGTGCTGCTTCTGGCGGTAGCGTACTTCACTTCCCGTAACTCTAACAATGATTCTTTCTTCATCGGTAACCGTAATTCCAATTGGATGCTGGTGGCTTTTGGTATGATCGGAACATCACTGAGTGGTGTAACTTTCGTAAGTGTTCCCGGTGCCGTAGGAAAAGAATCCTTTGCGTATTTCCAGATCATGATCGGTTATTTTATCGGTTATATGGTGATCGCATTTGTTTTGCTTCCGTTGTATTACAAGCTCAATCTCACTTCCATTTACAATTACCTGAGCACAAGGCTTGGTTTCAAATCGTACAAAACCGGTGCTTCTTTCTTCATCCTCAGCCGCACGCTCGGCGCCACAGCGCGATTGTACCTGGTGGTGAAGATCCTGCAGGACACAATCCTCAGCAGCTTCGGCGTGCCTTTCTGGGCCACCACACTGATCATCCTGCTGATGATCCTGTTGTACACTTATGAAGGCGGTGTGAAAACCATCGTGTATACAGATACACTTCAAACCACCTGTATGCTGCTCGGTCTTGTAGTGTGTGTGATCTACATTCTCAACAAGATGGATATGAGCCTTGGTCAAAGTCTCAGCGTCATGGGCGAGGAAGGTTATTCCAAAGTATTCTTCACCAATCCCGACAGTAAATTCTTTTTTGTCAAACAGATATTGGCGGGGGCTTTCATTACTATAACTATGACGGGTATGGACCAGGAGATGATGCAAAAGAATATCTCCGTGAAAACCCTCAAAGATGCACAGAAGAATGTGGTAACGCTGAGCATCATCATGTTCGTGGTGATTGGTCTCTTCCTGGTATTGGGTGGATTACTGCACATATACGCGGCACAGCAGGGCATCACAGCCACCGGCGATAAGCTCTTCCCTGAAGTGGCGCTGAACCATATGACGCCGCTGATCTCCGTGGTATTCATCATCGCGCTGATCTCTGCACTCTTCCCGAGTGCGGATGGCGCTATCACGGCTCTCACTTCTTCTTTCTGTATCGATATCCTGGGAATGCAGAGAAGACAGGACTGGAGCGATGCTGAGAAGAAAAAGATCCGTCAGCGTACACACCTCATTTTTGCAGCGATCTTCCTCCTTTTTGTGATGGTATTTGAATGGATCAACAATAACAGTATGATCGGTGTGATCCTTAAGATTGCGGCTTACACTTATGGTCCGCTGCTGGGTCTTTTCAGTTTCGGTATCCTCACCAAACGTGTGGTGAACGATCAGTTGGCACCCATTATTTGTGTGGTGGCGCCCCTGATCTGCCTGGTGCTCGATATTTTCCAGAAATCGCTTTTCGGGGATTTCGAGATTGGCCTGGAACTCCTGATCATTAATGGCGGCCTCACCTTTATCGGTTTGCTGCTGGTATCAAAAAAAGCCGCTCTCCGGGTAAACTAA
- a CDS encoding TolC family protein: MMKSLIAAVFMLAAMNAIAQNPAGRNASTYHSNLDTVRPVDIRERLVQLALQNPNYEIADRKVTIAERNLKKAKGSWLNAFAASGNLNELSIKDLGNSGSSNPNNLNGGLFFPRYNFSLTLPFDFFSARSNDVKVARENIYIAEAEKNQRYRTIRRDVLSAYEDYLMHKEKYDLQVRITQGEYTEYKLAEKDFADGTITAEAFKTVETAYYNQLITRAEMLRNFNVSKYELELQIGVNIDDVLPRK; encoded by the coding sequence ATGATGAAATCACTAATAGCCGCCGTTTTTATGCTGGCTGCGATGAATGCCATCGCTCAAAACCCCGCCGGGAGAAATGCTTCAACCTATCATTCCAACCTGGACACTGTAAGACCGGTAGACATCAGGGAAAGACTGGTTCAGCTTGCATTGCAGAACCCCAATTATGAGATCGCCGATAGAAAAGTGACCATCGCCGAAAGGAATCTCAAGAAAGCAAAAGGGTCCTGGCTCAATGCTTTTGCTGCTTCCGGTAACCTGAACGAGCTTTCCATCAAGGACCTGGGCAATAGTGGTAGCTCCAATCCGAATAATCTCAACGGTGGTTTGTTCTTTCCCAGGTACAATTTCAGTCTCACGCTTCCTTTCGATTTCTTCTCTGCAAGAAGCAATGATGTGAAAGTGGCCCGCGAGAATATTTATATCGCGGAAGCTGAAAAAAATCAGCGCTACCGCACCATTCGTCGTGACGTGCTCAGCGCCTATGAAGATTACCTGATGCATAAGGAAAAATATGACCTGCAGGTACGCATCACGCAGGGCGAATACACAGAATACAAACTGGCTGAGAAGGATTTTGCCGATGGCACCATCACTGCAGAAGCTTTCAAAACAGTAGAGACAGCCTATTACAACCAACTGATCACGAGAGCTGAGATGCTGAGGAATTTCAATGTATCGAAATATGAACTGGAGCTGCAGATCGGCGTGAATATCGATGATGTGCTTCCAAGAAAATAA
- a CDS encoding glycosyltransferase family 39 protein encodes MKHPKIPEQLLVFAGSLLLFLVTLAANFSGPHDSIGYLNGIIKGGENLSHPHHLLYHYAAWYWLQFTQAIFPGIKDYYLVEAFTAVCGSVSMAIVYSFFRWRFNWKPWPSVVFSSVIAFSYGMWFYSANIEVYAPAMMFLLASLYKLTSPSFSKKDLWLVAVLHCLATLFHQLHILFAVVIIYILWTRRQQLAFMPSFITYAVTGLILVGGTYFLMGWVVAGQDSLEQWTGWMQGYTKHHDYWQAPGVKTPFYVFTGFTHAFVGGHFVFRLPGIDSYFEKLQSVHSLHDEIFLARHISQGTAILLSLLTLLLAVTMLILIVRFIRKYKTIRKTWPSVIPPLVVCGAVYSAFFCVWMPEILEFWIFQTVLLWLLLLGTLSITGFPFGLRNTTVGLICSITLFVVNYFGSIRWLQDLGHDWYYLKVRPIENTVKENDVVLLQQGWILKDFLEYFTRSNVTEVPANPQLRPAVDSIITSSFQKGGRLFLYPDVNSMSARPETPYVDSLMQLYSKNIFLLHPNDPEILIIKPATDTTALPQNAAADKTP; translated from the coding sequence ATGAAGCATCCGAAAATTCCGGAGCAGCTACTTGTATTTGCCGGATCCTTATTATTGTTCCTCGTAACACTGGCCGCCAATTTCTCAGGGCCGCATGATTCCATTGGCTATCTCAACGGTATTATCAAAGGCGGTGAAAACCTGAGCCATCCGCATCACCTTTTATATCATTATGCTGCCTGGTACTGGTTGCAATTCACACAGGCTATCTTTCCGGGCATCAAAGATTATTACCTGGTGGAAGCATTTACGGCAGTGTGCGGCAGTGTTAGTATGGCTATCGTGTACAGTTTTTTCCGCTGGCGTTTCAACTGGAAGCCATGGCCTTCCGTAGTGTTCTCTTCCGTGATCGCGTTCTCTTATGGCATGTGGTTCTACAGTGCTAACATCGAGGTATATGCGCCGGCGATGATGTTCCTGCTGGCATCCTTATACAAACTCACTTCACCTTCTTTCTCCAAGAAAGACCTTTGGTTAGTTGCAGTGCTGCACTGCCTCGCCACTTTGTTCCACCAGTTGCATATCCTGTTTGCTGTAGTGATCATTTACATTCTTTGGACCCGTCGGCAACAACTCGCATTCATGCCTTCCTTCATTACTTACGCTGTAACCGGACTGATCCTGGTAGGCGGCACTTATTTCTTAATGGGATGGGTAGTGGCCGGACAGGATTCGCTGGAGCAATGGACCGGTTGGATGCAAGGCTATACCAAACATCATGATTACTGGCAGGCGCCCGGCGTAAAAACTCCTTTCTATGTATTCACCGGTTTCACGCATGCTTTTGTGGGCGGACATTTCGTGTTCAGGCTGCCAGGCATAGACAGTTATTTCGAGAAGCTGCAGTCAGTTCATTCCCTTCACGATGAAATATTCCTGGCCCGTCATATCAGCCAGGGAACAGCCATTCTGCTTTCCCTGCTCACGCTCTTACTGGCCGTGACGATGCTCATATTGATTGTCCGCTTCATCAGAAAATACAAGACCATCCGCAAAACCTGGCCATCAGTGATCCCGCCACTTGTAGTCTGCGGCGCTGTGTACTCCGCATTCTTCTGCGTATGGATGCCGGAGATCCTCGAATTCTGGATCTTTCAGACGGTCTTGCTCTGGTTATTGTTATTGGGCACTTTGTCCATTACCGGTTTTCCTTTCGGTCTTCGCAATACCACTGTAGGATTGATCTGCAGCATCACACTATTTGTTGTGAACTATTTCGGAAGTATCCGATGGTTGCAGGACCTGGGCCACGACTGGTATTATCTCAAAGTGCGTCCTATAGAAAATACCGTAAAAGAGAACGATGTTGTATTGCTGCAACAAGGCTGGATCTTAAAAGACTTTCTTGAATACTTCACCAGGTCCAATGTTACGGAAGTGCCTGCCAATCCGCAACTCAGGCCTGCGGTGGACAGCATTATCACCAGCAGTTTTCAAAAAGGGGGAAGGCTTTTCCTTTATCCCGATGTCAACAGCATGAGTGCGCGTCCTGAAACTCCTTATGTGGATTCCCTGATGCAGCTGTATTCAAAAAATATCTTTCTTCTTCATCCCAATGACCCTGAAATATTGATCATCAAGCCTGCCACCGATACAACAGCATTGCCTCAAAACGCAGCCGCGGATAAAACGCCATAA